The stretch of DNA CATCGCAAATTTCATGCTAAACTTGGAGGGGCAGAACACTGGTGATCCTGGTGAGAACTGGGAGGCAAAACCAAggagacacacacagagctttgGGCACCCTATTAGGAGCCCAGCCAGCTTCACTGGGTCTGCTCCTGCTGTTTGAAGGTAGTCGTCAATACACTGCATGCTCAGTGAACCCCACTTCTGCGCATCCTCATCTGGAGTGATACATAGAAGAGTATGCTGGAAACTCAAGTAGATGTTCCTCCATGAAGAGCCTTACTGCTAAAATCTTGCCATTCAGTCATCCTCAGTAGCCCTTGAAATGGATGCTCAAAGTTGCCTTTAGTCCCTCTGACAGGTCAGAAGAGAGGTCCTTGTTACAGCTCGATGATGATTTTTCAATCTTTCTCCCCACGCAGGGCCAGTGGACAGCAAAAACGAAGCAGCCATGTCTGAGCTGGTCCCAGAGCCGCGACAAAAACCAGTCGTGCCGATGAAACCCATGGGCATTAACGCCAACTTGCTGGGCTACATCGGTATTGACACCATCATTGAGCAGATGCGCAAGAAAACCATGAAGACAGGTTTTGACTTCAACATCATGGTTGTAGGTAGGCAGGGACCAGCTGAGGTACTGGGAACCATGGCCAGGGACTGCCCTATGAGGCCAGGTGGGAGAGCGAGCCCCGCAGGGAGGGCATGAGGGAGCGGACAGTGCTTGCTCTGGGGGAAAGAAGAGCCTGCACAAGGCAAGGAGACACctacagccccttcccctgccagcctggctccatcccctGGGCCTGCTGTCATCATCGCTGGGCTGTGGCAGATGCCATGAGCTTCCTCTTTGCAATCCTCAGGTCAGAGTGGACTGGGAAAGTCAACGCTGGTGAACACTCTCTTCAAATCCCAGGTGAGCCGCAAATCTTCAGGCTGGAACCGGGAGGAGAAGATCCCCAAGACAGTGGAGATCAAAGCCATCGGGCATGGTAAGAGCCAGGCTGCTGGGGTGGAGGCAATACTGATGCTTCAGCACAGTCTTGCAGAAGACCCCAGTAGTCTAGGCCAACAGTTCTTTGGTATTAGGCAGCCCTTTCTCCATGGGAAGCTAAAGGACAAGTGCCAGTTTCAGCTGGCCTCAGACCCAGCCAAGGCTTTTCTTAAACAGCAATGCCACTGATGCCACAGCCAAAAGTGAGGGGTAGAAAAAGAGTTATAGATATTTCTTCTGCCAAGACATTAGTCTGCATGTGTGGATGAAGCCTTGCTGTAAGTCGTTCCCACCTGCAGACACTTAATAATCTATACAAATTGCATTGGTGGGTCCCATCCAAGCCTGGTAGAGCACATCTCCTCATGGCAAAGCATCAGCACAGCTTCTACAGTGCTGCAGAGTAATGAGCATCATCTCAGATTCAGGTTGATGCTGTCGTGAtgtaagcccagccagcaactaagcaccacacagccgctcgctcacttcccccccacccagtgggatggtggagacaatcaggaaaaaaagtgaaacagtttaataggacagaaaggaagaaaataataatgataatgataatgataatgataaaagaattgaaatatacaaaacaggtgatgcacagtgcagttgctcaccactcgccaaccaatgcttagttagttcctgagcagtgatccaccccctgcccaggccaactctccccagtttatatactaggcatgacgtcacatggtatggaacatccctttggccagttggggtcagctgtcctggctgtgtcccctcccaacttcttgtgcccctccagccttcttgctggctgggcttgagaagctgaaaaatccttgacttagtataaacactacttagtgacaactgaaaacatcaatgcgttatcaacattcttctcatactgaatccaagacataacactataccagctactagaaagaaaattatcccagccaaaaccaggacagatgcatTGGAGGGGAGGACAAGACGTGTAAGGTAGGTACTACCTTTTGGGCCACAGACTGAGCACAAATCCTTTTTCCTCTGTCAGAGTGGTTTAAGGTGATTTTAGTGCAGAGGTTACCAAAAATTGGGGTCAGATATGCAAGTAGGGGTCACGACTGTTGAGGTATGACCCAGCCTGGCCTGGCCATGCTTGCTGGGCAGGGATGAGGGCAAAGTGCTTTTGTTCCCTTGTAGGGCACAGAGACATGTTTCATGATAGGGCAGGTCCCCAGGGAGGTGTATGATTGTTTGCACTTTCTTCCTCAGTCATTGAAGAAGGTGGTGTCAAAATGAAGCTGACAGTGATTGACACACCGGGATTTGGGGACCAGATCAACAATGAGAACTGGTGAGTTTTACATGGTCAAGGCCTTGTGTCCCAGAAAGGGCTGGAGTTAAGATTGTATATGGAGTGACTCTCATCTGCTTGGCCTGGAAAGCATCTGGGATCCTATTGCACTCAGGGGACCGGTGATGGGGACATGGAATTGTGAACACCATGGGTCTGTGTGCATGCTCAGAGGTATGCACACATTACAGAGCGAGTGCCTATTTCTGTGCCCAGTTACAGAAACTCTTGAACATCTCTGCTGATGGTGAGATGCTTGTGGTGGAGTTTTTTTATGCCTGAGCCTGCTTTGCTGCTGTCAGAGCCGGGAACACTGTAGGCAGGAACATGAGGAGATTTGTACCTCTCtgttcatctctctctctcccacctTAACAGCTGGGAGCCTATTGAGAAATACATCAATGAGCAATATGAAAAATTTTTGAAAGAGGAGGTGAATATTGCAAGGAAGAAACGAATTCCAGACACGCGAGTGCACTGCTGCCTCTACTTCATCTCCCCCACGGGCCACTCGTACGTACACAGTCCCTCGTCCTTCCTCAAGCCCTTGGTGCCTCTCTGCCAGATACATATCCTGCACTGCTCCATCTCAGCCACAGACCCAGGGGTCCTGCCTGCGGGGCAGGCCACTGTTTAGCTTAACTTCGGGTGCTGCGGGGCTTGAAAGGGTCTAGGATAACACAGGCAGGAGAATCGCCACTGTGGGTTTTGGGAGAGGGCAGGATGGATGGGAAGAAGGAGATGAGAGCATGGTGGCAGCAAGCAGGGTATGTACAAGGGAGGTTTCATTGATGCCCTGATGCTGGGAGAGTCACTAGGATGAAAGGCGAGGCGGGTAAAGTGACCCCTTCCATGTTGTTCCCTCTCGGGCTGCAGCCTGCGGCCTTTGGACCTGGAGTTCATGAAACACCTCAGCAAGGTAGTGAACATCATCCCGGTTATTGCCAAGGCTGACACCATGACCTTGGAGGAGAAGACCGAATTCAAACAAAGAGTAAGTATCTCCTCTCTTGCGTGGGATCCTTCCCTGACCCAGCTTGGAGGTGGGAGAAATGAGCAGTATCCTTCTTCCTGGGATTGCAGCACAGTCCCCAGGGCATGCACAGAGTCCAGCGCTGGGTTGGTGGGTAAGTCCTGAAGATGCAGTTGTTTATGGCTCTGAGGGCATCTGTTAGAGGGGAAAGAAACGCATGTATCCCTGTGACATCTCGTGATATGCTCTATCACAGGAACTGCAGGGCCAGACAAGTAACTGGGGTTGGGGAAAAAAGACTCATCATAGCTGCTGTGTGTCCTCACTTTGCTGCACACTTCCCTGGGGATAATCCCTCCAGCCCCTGCCCGCTGGAAGGCTGTCCCAGATGTGTTTGGCCAGCCATCCTACCTGTCTGCCCTTCAGGTTTGTGTTGCTTTGTGCTCCAAAATGTCTCTCTGCCCAGGTGCGCAAAGAGCTAGAAGTAAATGGGATCGAGTTTTACCCACAGAAAGAATTCGATGAG from Harpia harpyja isolate bHarHar1 chromosome 6, bHarHar1 primary haplotype, whole genome shotgun sequence encodes:
- the SEPTIN3 gene encoding neuronal-specific septin-3 isoform X3, which translates into the protein MEEDVAPHRSRLPAPGGPTGPSRIPGPPPRRDGPLGTPAAPTKRSCLSVTLRRAGGGGGGPPWERLWGPAPVTPVPPRPRLMVAEGPQRRGGPGGAEVSPLAKIGVPCTLPRSGPVDSKNEAAMSELVPEPRQKPVVPMKPMGINANLLGYIGIDTIIEQMRKKTMKTGFDFNIMVVGQSGLGKSTLVNTLFKSQVSRKSSGWNREEKIPKTVEIKAIGHVIEEGGVKMKLTVIDTPGFGDQINNENCWEPIEKYINEQYEKFLKEEVNIARKKRIPDTRVHCCLYFISPTGHSLRPLDLEFMKHLSKVVNIIPVIAKADTMTLEEKTEFKQRVRKELEVNGIEFYPQKEFDEDLEDKTENDKIRQESMPFAVVGSDKEYQVNGKRVLGRKTPWGIIEVENLTHCEFALLRDFVIRTHLQDLKEVTHNIHYETYRAKRLNDNGGLPPMTVETEENHESNL
- the SEPTIN3 gene encoding neuronal-specific septin-3 isoform X1, translating into MEEDVAPHRSRLPAPGGPTGPSRIPGPPPRRDGPLGTPAAPTKRSCLSVTLRRAGGGGGGPPWERLWGPAPVTPVPPRPRLMVAEGPQRRGGPGGAEVSPLAKIGVPCTLPRSGPVDSKNEAAMSELVPEPRQKPVVPMKPMGINANLLGYIGIDTIIEQMRKKTMKTGFDFNIMVVGQSGLGKSTLVNTLFKSQVSRKSSGWNREEKIPKTVEIKAIGHVIEEGGVKMKLTVIDTPGFGDQINNENCWEPIEKYINEQYEKFLKEEVNIARKKRIPDTRVHCCLYFISPTGHSLRPLDLEFMKHLSKVVNIIPVIAKADTMTLEEKTEFKQRVRKELEVNGIEFYPQKEFDEDLEDKTENDKIRESMPFAVVGSDKEYQVNGKRVLGRKTPWGIIEVENLTHCEFALLRDFVIRTHLQDLKEVTHNIHYETYRAKRLNDNGGLPPMTVETEENHESNL
- the SEPTIN3 gene encoding neuronal-specific septin-3 isoform X2 produces the protein MFKGPVDSKNEAAMSELVPEPRQKPVVPMKPMGINANLLGYIGIDTIIEQMRKKTMKTGFDFNIMVVGQSGLGKSTLVNTLFKSQVSRKSSGWNREEKIPKTVEIKAIGHVIEEGGVKMKLTVIDTPGFGDQINNENCWEPIEKYINEQYEKFLKEEVNIARKKRIPDTRVHCCLYFISPTGHSLRPLDLEFMKHLSKVVNIIPVIAKADTMTLEEKTEFKQRVRKELEVNGIEFYPQKEFDEDLEDKTENDKIRQESMPFAVVGSDKEYQVNGKRVLGRKTPWGIIEVENLTHCEFALLRDFVIRTHLQDLKEVTHNIHYETYRAKRLNDNGGLPPMTVETEENHESNL